The Candidatus Paceibacterota bacterium genome includes a region encoding these proteins:
- the kdsB gene encoding 3-deoxy-manno-octulosonate cytidylyltransferase, with amino-acid sequence MKVIGIIPARYASTRFPAKPLALVAGKPLIRHVVERCQRAKSLAQVIVATDDTRIWELAKRFCHAEMTSPNHPTGSDRIAEVAERCACDAIVNIQGDEPLIDPAVIDAVADALARAEISTAATPIKEPGEYADPNVVKVVVNAAGRALYFSRRTIPYVRDAASGSVSEQLAAFPFLKHLGIYGYRREALLRLVKCPASPLEQAEKLEQLRALENDIPIAVVKVEYDSVGVDVPADVKRVERLLTGG; translated from the coding sequence ATGAAAGTGATTGGCATTATCCCCGCCCGCTATGCCTCGACGCGCTTCCCGGCCAAGCCGCTGGCACTGGTTGCTGGCAAACCGCTGATCCGGCATGTGGTCGAACGCTGCCAGCGGGCCAAATCGCTTGCGCAGGTGATCGTAGCCACCGACGACACCCGCATTTGGGAACTGGCAAAGCGCTTCTGCCATGCCGAGATGACCTCCCCCAATCACCCGACCGGCTCGGACCGCATCGCCGAAGTAGCTGAGCGCTGCGCCTGCGATGCCATCGTGAACATTCAAGGGGATGAACCGCTGATTGATCCGGCTGTGATTGACGCCGTGGCCGACGCGCTGGCGCGAGCGGAAATATCCACCGCTGCGACCCCAATTAAGGAGCCGGGCGAGTATGCGGATCCAAACGTGGTGAAAGTCGTTGTCAATGCTGCTGGCCGGGCGCTATATTTTTCCAGGCGCACGATACCGTACGTGCGCGACGCCGCCAGTGGCTCGGTGAGCGAACAGTTGGCGGCGTTTCCCTTTTTGAAACACCTCGGCATTTACGGTTATCGCCGGGAGGCATTGCTGCGTCTGGTCAAATGTCCGGCCTCTCCGCTCGAACAAGCGGAGAAATTGGAACAGTTGCGCGCATTGGAAAACGACATCCCGATTGCCGTCGTGAAGGTGGAATATGATAGCGTAGGAGTGGATGTGCCGGCAGACGTCAAACGTGTCGAACGGCTGCTCACCGGGGGATAG